One window from the genome of Carassius carassius chromosome 15, fCarCar2.1, whole genome shotgun sequence encodes:
- the LOC132158732 gene encoding transmembrane protein 74-like, producing the protein MASVELHYIDNRGGRSDPPGILDWSSSPLHVCRLNSSVEEASPTLKAPACEGQCNSAPRTVPVKGQRGQHRHQPTEKVRVCCDKELETSFTYIDENVNLRLATPDTSEKSSRHVASLRDSSSEIHPEGLQELSLMSDIDLSSESSGKSVDYGFISAVTFLITGISLVIISYTVPHDVRVNPDNVSAREMERLENESARIGAHLDRCVIAGLCLLTLGGVVLSTLLMISMWKGEMYRRKAFAYSKHSTKLYGSINLRTRSSPSRSSPPHSLVEEENGDAIS; encoded by the coding sequence ATGGCCTCGGTGGAGTTACACTACATAGATAATAGAGGGGGAAGATCTGATCCTCCCGGCATACTGGATTGGTCTTCTAGCCCTCTTCATGTTTGCAGGCTAAACAGTTCGGTGGAAGAAGCTTCTCCCACTCTGAAGGCGCCTGCCTGTGAGGGACAGTGTAATTCAGCACCAAGGACGGTTCCCGTCAAAGGACAACGTGGCCAGCACCGGCATCAGCCTACAGAGAAGGTCAGGGTGTGTTGTGACAAAGAGCTGGAGACCTCGTTCACTTACATTGATGAAAACGTCAATCTCCGGTTGGCCACCCCGGACACAAGTGAGAAAAGCTCCCGCCATGTAGCTTCACTCCGCGACTCCTCGAGCGAAATCCATCCCGAGGGGCTCCAGGAGTTGTCGCTGATGTCCGACATCGACCTCAGCTCAGAGAGTTCAGGGAAATCCGTGGATTACGGATTCATCAGCGCAGTCACATTCCTGATCACCGGGATCTCGCTGGTGATCATATCGTACACGGTCCCTCATGACGTCAGAGTGAACCCTGACAACGTCTCTGCACGTGAAATGGAAAGACTGGAGAACGAGAGCGCCAGGATAGGTGCGCACCTTGACAGGTGCGTTATTGCCGGCCTTTGCCTTCTCACCCTGGGCGGAGTGGTGCTGTCCACTCTGCTAATGATTTCAATGTGGAAAGGTGAAATGTACAGAAGGAAAGCCTTTGCTTATTCGAAGCACTCCACAAAGCTCTATGGTTCGATTAATTTAAGAACAAGGTCGAGTCCCAGTCGCTCATCGCCACCACATAGTTTGGTCGAGGAGGAGAATGGCGATGCTATTAGTtga
- the LOC132158731 gene encoding thyrotropin-releasing hormone receptor-like — MENSTLLKLDNGTHATIWTDYSIEYKVASILLVILICGVGIIGNVMVILVVLTTKHMRTPTNCYLVSLAVADLMVLTAAGLPNITESLFGGHWVYGYAGCLSITYFQYLGINASSCSITAFTIERYIAICHPIKAQFMCTLSRAKKIIVLVWVLTSLYCVMWFYLSDTKEDVYENAVLVTCAYKVSRNLYLPIYFTDYAVFYVIPLLLATVLYGMIARILFLNPLPSDPKESRRNWKKESSVHGNSRSSSSNTTAASRRQVTKMLAVVVILFAVLWMPYRTLVVVNSFLKKAYLDTWFLLFCRLCIYLNSAINPIIYNAMSQKFRAAFHKLCHCGPQRSEKPPTYSVALTYSVIKETSNGESPDHYTTELDDMRGAAEELLPERKRLSFKESSLACKDTLANA; from the exons ATGGAGAACAGCACTTTATTAAAACTGGACAACGGGACTCATGCTACGATATGGACTGATTATAGTATCGAATACAAGGTCGCTAGCATCTTATTGGTGATTCTTATTTGTGGAGTTGGAATTATTGGCAATGTTATGGTCATTCTTGTGGTCTTAACGACCAAGCACATGCGTACCCCAACTAACTGCTATTTGGTGAGTCTGGCAGTTGCCGACCTCATGGTCCTGACTGCAGCTGGGCTTCCCAACATCACCGAGAGTCTGTTCGGTGGCCACTGGGTGTACGGATATGCTGGGTGCCTCTCCATCACTTATTTTCAGTACCTGGGCATCAACGCGTCCTCCTGCTCCATTACAGCCTTCACCATCGAACGCTACATCGCCATTTGCCACCCAATAAAAGCACAGTTTATGTGCACCCTCTCCCGAGCCAAAAAGATCATTGTTCTCGTTTGGGTTTTAACGTCTCTCTATTGCGTTATGTGGTTTTATCTTTCCGACACGAAAGAGGACGTTTATGAGAACGCTGTCCTCGTGACATGCGCCTACAAAGTATCTAGAAACCTTTATTTGCCAATATATTTCACAGATTATGCCGTGTTTTACGTTATTCCGCTTTTGCTGGCCACTGTTTTATACGGAATGATCGCAAGGATTCTTTTCCTCAACCCACTCCCGTCGGATCCCAAGGAAAGTCGAAGAAACTGGAAAAAGGAGTCGTCCGTGCATGGGAACTCCAGGAGTTCATCCAGCAACACAACTGCTGCTTCTCGGAGACAG GTGACAAAGATGCTGGCAGTGGTGGTGATCCTCTTCGCTGTGCTGTGGATGCCCTATCGGACACTGGTGGTGGTCAACTCCTTCCTCAAGAAGGCCTATCTGGACACCTGGTTCCTTCTGTTCTGCCGTCTCTGCATCTACTTGAACAGTGCCATCAACCCTATTATCTACAATGCCATGTCTCAGAAGTTCCGCGCTGCCTTCCACAAGCTCTGCCATTGTGGTCCCCAGCGCTCCGAGAAGCCCCCCACGTATAGCGTGGCCCTCACATACAGCGTCATCAAGGAGACCTCCAATGGAGAAAGCCCAGACCACTATACCACAGAGCTAGACGACATGCGTGGAGCCGCCGAAGAGCTTCTGCCTGAGAGAAAGAGGCTGTCATTTAAAGAGTCCTCACTAGCTTGTAAAGACACATTGGCTAATGCTTAG